From the genome of Pseudomonas mohnii:
ATGGTTTCGCCGTGGTAGCTGTTGGTCAGGGTCACGAAGCGCTTCTTGTTCGGCTGACCGCGGTTGAGCCAGTAATGAAAGCTCATCTTCAGCGCCACTTCGATGCAGGACGACCCGTTATCGGCGTAGAAGCACCGCGTCAGGCCTTCCGGCGTCATCTTCACCAGGCGCTCGGACAGCTCGATCACGGGCTGATGGCTGAAACCGGCGAGGATCACGTGTTCGAGTTGATCGACCTGATCCTTGATGCGCTGGTTGATGCGCGGGTTGGCATGGCCGAACACATTGACCCACCAGGAGCTGACGGCATCGAGGTAGCGCTTGCCTTCGAAGTCTTCCAGCCAGACGCCTTCGCCGCGCTTGATCGGGATCAGTGGCAGTTGTTCGTGATCTTTCATCTGGGTGCAGGGATGCCACAACACCGCGAGATCGCGTTCCATCCACTGTTTATTCAGGCCCATTTTCACTCTCCTGGAGGCGGTCCGTGACAAGCGCGGACCTACAATCGCGCAAGCCTATGCAATGCATCGCGTGGGGACAACCCATTGTGTCGATTGAGCTACTTTGTATAGGGCAATCAGACGCTGCTGGCAGGCGTCTGGCGGCTGACGTATCCTTCGCGGTTCTTGAGCCGACTGGCTCGCAAAAACCGCTATTTTTTCGTGTATTTCCGGAGTTCGCTGAATGTCTGTCGGTTGGCTGCGCGCCTGTGCGCTGGTGATGTTGGGGCTGTTCAGCGTGTCTGCGCTGGCCAAGGATAAAACCGCGATCGTGATCGGCGGTGGGGTTTCGGGCCTCACGGCGGCTTACGAGCTGCAGAACAAGGGCTGGCAGGTCACGCTGCTGGAAGCCAAACCGAGCCTGGGCGGTCGCTCCGGCATGGCCACCAGCGAGTGGATCGGCAACGACAAGACCCAGCCGGTTTTGAACAAGTACGTCTCGACCTTCAAGCTGAGCACCACGCCTGCGCCTGAGTTCGTGCGTACCCCGGGCTATCTGATCGACGGCGTGTATTACAGCGCTGCCGACCTGGCGACCAAGGAGCCGGCCACCGCCGACGCACTCAAGCGCTACGAAAAGACCGTGGACGACCTGGCGCGTTCGATCGACGACCCGCAGAACCCGGCCGCCACCAACACGTTGCACGCCCTGGATCAGATCAACGTGTCCAGCTGGCTCGACAAGCAAAACCTGCCGGCCACCGCGCGCCAGTTGATCAACCAGCAAATTCGTACTCGCTACGACGAACCTTCGCGCCTGTCGCTGCTGTACTACGCGCAGCAGAGCCGTGTTTATCGTGGCGTGTCGGACCGTGACCTGCGCGCTTCGAGTCTGGTCGGGGGCAGCCCGGTGCTGGCCCAAGCCTTGGTCAAGCAGCTGAAAATCATCAAGACCAACTCCCCGGTCTCGGCCATCACCCAGGACAAGGACAGCGTCACCGTCAAGGTCGGCAGTGTCGGCTATCAAGCTGACTACGTCGTGCTGGCCGTGCCGTTGCGCGCCCTGAACAAGATTCAGATGACCCCGGCGCTGGACGCCCAGCATCAGGCAGCAATCAAAGGCACTAACTACGGTTGGCGCGACCAGATCATGCTCAAGTTCAAGACGCCTGTGTGGGAAAGCAAGGCGCGCATGTCCGGCGAGATCTACAGCAACACCGGTCTGGGCATGTTGTGGGTCGAGCCGGCGTTGAAGGGCGGTGCCAACGTGGTGATCAATCTGTCCGGCGACAACGCCCGGGTGATGCAGGCGTTCGGCGACAAGCAAATGGTCGATCAGGTGCTGATTCGCCTGCATGCGTTTTACCCACAGGCCCGTGGTGCGTTTACCGGTTATGAAATCCGTCGCTACAGCACCGACCCATCGATGGGCGGCGCTTACCTGGCGTTCGGTCCCGGCCAGATCAGCAAGTTCTGGCGCCTGTGGGAACGTCCGGTCCAGCGCGTAGCCTTTGCCGGCGAACACACCGACACCTTGTACCCTGGCACCCTGGAGGGCGCATTGCGCACCGGTCAGCGTGCGGCCAGTCAGGTAGAAGACCTGGCGGCGGGCAAATCGTTTGAGCCGGAGAAAGTGCTTCCGGTGGCGGCTGCGGCAGCAGGTGCTGGCGCGGTGGCGGCGAAGAAGGGCAACTTCTTCACCAATCTGTTTGGTGGCTCGGATGACGAGAAGAAACCGGCACCGGTCAAGGCCCCTGAGCCTGTCGCGCCACCAGCGCCGGCTCCTGCTCCTGCACCAGCGCCGGCCGCTGCGCCAGCCCCGGTCGAAGCAGCGAAGCCTGCAACACCGGTGAAAGCCGAGCCGGCCAAGAAGGCTCCGGCGAAGAAGCCGGCGGCCAAGACCGAGGCGAAAAAAGCCCCGGCCAAGGCGCCTGCCAAGAATGCCGAACCGGCTAAGAAGCCGGCGGCCAAACCGGCAGCCACCCCGGCTCCGGCAACGGAGGCGAAGGCTCAGTAACCTTCAGGTGTAAAAAAAGCGCGGCCCATGGGTCGCGCTTTTTTTTTGCCATAAATTCCGGTTTCAACTGCGCGGTCCTACACGCCTCAACGATGTATCAGATGCGTCCCACAATCGAATCAGAGAGAAATGATAGATGGCGGCTGCTCTTGAACCCCAGGATCTTCAAAACCTGGAGGTCCTATGAAAGCACTCGCACTGACCGTTTTATTGATGGCCCTTTCTGGCTGTGCAAACGGCCATTTTTTTCCCAAAGGACATGGTTACGAATCGGACTTCAAATGTCAGATGAACCCTTACGATCCTGTATGCCTAGAGATACGTAAGGTCTACCACAATTAAGGGAGACAGCCAGAGCGAGCCCAGCGCCCCGTTCTTTGCTTGAGGAGAAACCGTGAGCAGAGATCGAATAAATCGTTCAGTACAGGTGTTCTCAGATTTGTATTCACTTTTTCTGACAATTTGGCCTTTAATCTTTTCTTAACTCAGCGATTTCACACTCTTGATCGTATTTCTCGATATTTCAAAGCAAAATTTTCCGCTTTAATTCGATAGATAACTCGATAGTCTTGGGCCAGCACTTACAGGGATCTAGGCAATGCAGCTACGTAACTCCACTTCTCGCTATGGCTGGGTCAGCATCTTCCTGCACTGGGGGGTAGCGCTGGCGGTGTTCGGTTTGTTCGCCCTGGGTCTGTGGATGGTCGATCTGGGTTACTACGACCCCTGGCGTAAAGCCGGGCCGGACATCCACAAGAGCATCGGGCTGATACTCCTGGCGTTCATGGTGTTGCGCGTGTTGTGGCGTTTCATCAGCCCGCCACCGCCGACGTTGAGCAGCTACAGCCCCATGACGCGTCTGGGCGCCAAGTTGGGCCATGCCTTTCTGTATCTCTGTTTGTTTGCCGTGATGATTGCCGGTTACCTGATTTCCACCGCAGAAGGTGTCGGGATTCCGGTGTTTGACTGGTTTGAAGTGCCTGCACTGGTTTCCGGACTACCGGACCAGGCAGATAACGCCGGTGCGATTCACCTCTACCTGGCATGGGCGCTGGTCATTTTTTCCGGCCTCCATGCGTTGGCAGCTTTGAAACACCACTTTATCGATCGTGATGTGACCCTCAAGCGAATGCTGGGTCGCAAAGCCTGAAGTTCAACCTCGACTCCCAAGGAAAACCAAGCATGTTGAAAAAGACTTTCGCCGCTCTGGCAATCGGTTCCGCCCTGCTGTCCGCCAACGTCATGGCAGCTGACTACGTTGTCGATAAACAAGGCCAGCACGCCTTCGTTGACTTCAAAATCAGCCACCTGGGTTACAGCTACATCACCGGTACTTTCAAGGACATCGACGGTACGTTCAGCTTTGACGCTGCCAAGCCTGAAGACAGCAAGATCGAGTTCAACGTGAACACCGCCAGCGTCTTCACCAACAACGCTGAGCGCGACAAGCACATCTCCAGCAAAGACTTCCTGAAAGTGGCTGATTTCCCCAAGGCTACGTTCAAGTCCACCAGCGTTAAAACCACCGGCAAAAATGCCGACGGTAAAGCCACTGCTGACGTGACCGGCGACCTGACGATTGCTGGCGTGACCAAGCCAGTCGTGGTCAAGGCCACTTTCCTGGGTGAAGGCAAGGATCCATGGGGCGGCTACCGTGCCGGCTTCGAAGGCACTACCAGCATCAAACGTACTGATTTCGGCAAGATGATGGACCTGGGTCCACAGTCCGACGCCGTTGAGCTGTACGTCACCTTTGAAGGTGTGAAAGCGAAATAATTTTTCGCCCCTGACACAAAAAAAACGCCCGCTGCTTTCCCGAGCACGGGCGTTTTTTATTGCCGAGCACACATCCCTGTGGGAGCGAGCTTGCTCGCGAAAAAACCATAGGCGCCGCTGGGCATCTGGTTTGACGCGTTATCGTTCACGACCATCGCGGGCAAGCCCGCTCCCACAGGGATTGTTTTTGGCCCATAAAAAATGCCCCGGCTCTTTCGAGTCGGGGCATTTTTATTTCGGCGATAAATCAGCGATTGCGGGTCAGCAATGCCGGTTTTTCTCCGCGAGGACGGCTTGGCAGTTGATCCAGTTGCTCAGGTGTCGGGAAGCGATCAGCCTTCGACTCCTTGTGCATGATCTTCGGCGCCGGGCCACGCGGGTTCTGCACGGCCGGTTCCGAACGAGGCTGGTCGTCGCGGGCCGGACGGCGGTTGCGCGAGTCTTCGCGACGGGCCTGGCCGTCACGAGGTGCACCATTGCGTGGGCCGCTGCGTTTGGCCGGTGGCGTGCCGGTGCTGGCGCCATCGCTGCTGCGCGGACCGTTCTGGCGACCTTGTGGCTTGCCGCCACGTGGTGCGCCCGAACCGGCTGTCGTGCCTTGTGCCGGAGCACCCGGACGGCGGCCACGGCCCTGGGCCGGCTTCTGCTGTGGCACGTAGTCGACGCGGTTACCGAAGTTATCGACATCGTCGTCCAGGAACTCGTCCGGGGCCCGATCAGCAGCGGCACGTGGCGGCTGGCTTGGCTGGCGCTGTTCGCGGGCCGGCGTGCCTTCGCGTGGCTTTTGCTCACGGGCCGGGCGCTCGCCGCGACCGGAGGCCGCTGGTTTTTCCTTGCCTTTGTCCTTGCCCTTGTCCTTGCGGCCGCCACCGCCGCCGTTCGGGCCATCGCCGCGCGGGCCACGTGGATTGCGCGGGTTACGCACATCCGGACGCTCGCGAACTTCAGGCTTCTCGGCTTCCACGGCGCTCGAATCGAAGCCCATCAGATCGCCGTCGGCGATTTTCTGCTTGGTCATGCGTTCGATGCTTTTGAGCAGCTTCTCTTCGTCCGGTGCCACCAGCGAGATCGCTTCACCCGAACGACCGGCACGGCCAGTCCGG
Proteins encoded in this window:
- a CDS encoding flavin monoamine oxidase family protein, which codes for MSVGWLRACALVMLGLFSVSALAKDKTAIVIGGGVSGLTAAYELQNKGWQVTLLEAKPSLGGRSGMATSEWIGNDKTQPVLNKYVSTFKLSTTPAPEFVRTPGYLIDGVYYSAADLATKEPATADALKRYEKTVDDLARSIDDPQNPAATNTLHALDQINVSSWLDKQNLPATARQLINQQIRTRYDEPSRLSLLYYAQQSRVYRGVSDRDLRASSLVGGSPVLAQALVKQLKIIKTNSPVSAITQDKDSVTVKVGSVGYQADYVVLAVPLRALNKIQMTPALDAQHQAAIKGTNYGWRDQIMLKFKTPVWESKARMSGEIYSNTGLGMLWVEPALKGGANVVINLSGDNARVMQAFGDKQMVDQVLIRLHAFYPQARGAFTGYEIRRYSTDPSMGGAYLAFGPGQISKFWRLWERPVQRVAFAGEHTDTLYPGTLEGALRTGQRAASQVEDLAAGKSFEPEKVLPVAAAAAGAGAVAAKKGNFFTNLFGGSDDEKKPAPVKAPEPVAPPAPAPAPAPAPAAAPAPVEAAKPATPVKAEPAKKAPAKKPAAKTEAKKAPAKAPAKNAEPAKKPAAKPAATPAPATEAKAQ
- a CDS encoding YceI family protein; translated protein: MLKKTFAALAIGSALLSANVMAADYVVDKQGQHAFVDFKISHLGYSYITGTFKDIDGTFSFDAAKPEDSKIEFNVNTASVFTNNAERDKHISSKDFLKVADFPKATFKSTSVKTTGKNADGKATADVTGDLTIAGVTKPVVVKATFLGEGKDPWGGYRAGFEGTTSIKRTDFGKMMDLGPQSDAVELYVTFEGVKAK
- a CDS encoding cytochrome b, giving the protein MQLRNSTSRYGWVSIFLHWGVALAVFGLFALGLWMVDLGYYDPWRKAGPDIHKSIGLILLAFMVLRVLWRFISPPPPTLSSYSPMTRLGAKLGHAFLYLCLFAVMIAGYLISTAEGVGIPVFDWFEVPALVSGLPDQADNAGAIHLYLAWALVIFSGLHALAALKHHFIDRDVTLKRMLGRKA